A genomic segment from Halorubrum depositum encodes:
- the pth2 gene encoding peptidyl-tRNA hydrolase Pth2 has protein sequence MKQAIVARTDIGMGEGKLAAQVAHASLSAYQDAGRRARKKWQGEGQKKVVLKGDSESQLFELADKADKEGLPYAIVRDAGHTQLEPGTVTALAVGPARDDSVDRVTGDLSLY, from the coding sequence ATGAAACAGGCCATCGTCGCCCGGACGGACATCGGCATGGGCGAGGGGAAGCTCGCCGCGCAGGTCGCGCACGCGTCGCTGTCGGCGTACCAGGACGCGGGGCGCCGCGCCCGGAAGAAGTGGCAGGGCGAGGGACAGAAGAAGGTCGTGCTGAAGGGCGACTCCGAGAGCCAGCTGTTCGAGCTGGCCGACAAGGCGGACAAGGAGGGGCTCCCGTACGCCATCGTCCGGGACGCGGGCCACACGCAGCTGGAGCCGGGGACCGTCACCGCGCTCGCGGTCGGCCCCGCCCGCGACGACAGCGTCGACCGCGTGACCGGCGACCTCTCGCTGTACTAG
- a CDS encoding bacteriorhodopsin, protein MTQADAFQAIRDDALLSASLWINIALAGLSILLFVYMGRNVDDPRAQLIFVATLMVPLVSISSYTGLVSGLTVSFLEMPAGHALAGQEVLTPWGRYLTWALSTPMILIALGLLAGSNLTKLFTAVVADVGMCVTGLAAALTTSSYMLRWVWYAISCAFFAVVLYILLAEWAEDAEVAGTAEIFNTLKVLTVVLWLGYPIFWALGAEGFAVLDVAVTSWAYSGMDIVAKYLFAFLLLRWVVDNERTVAKMASGLGSASGGASPADD, encoded by the coding sequence ATGACCCAAGCCGACGCGTTCCAGGCGATTCGGGACGACGCGCTCCTGAGCGCGTCGCTCTGGATAAACATCGCCCTCGCGGGCCTCTCGATCCTCCTGTTCGTGTACATGGGGAGGAACGTGGATGACCCCCGCGCCCAGCTGATCTTCGTCGCCACGCTGATGGTGCCGCTGGTGTCCATCTCCAGCTACACCGGGCTCGTCTCCGGGCTCACGGTGAGCTTCCTCGAGATGCCGGCCGGACACGCGCTGGCCGGCCAGGAGGTGCTCACGCCGTGGGGCCGGTATCTCACGTGGGCGCTGTCGACACCGATGATCCTCATCGCGCTCGGTCTGCTCGCCGGATCGAATCTGACGAAGCTGTTCACGGCCGTCGTGGCCGACGTCGGGATGTGCGTCACCGGCCTCGCGGCCGCGCTGACCACGTCCTCCTACATGCTGCGCTGGGTGTGGTACGCCATCAGCTGCGCGTTCTTCGCCGTCGTTCTCTACATCCTGCTCGCCGAGTGGGCGGAGGACGCCGAGGTCGCCGGAACCGCCGAGATCTTCAACACGCTGAAGGTGCTCACCGTGGTCCTCTGGCTCGGCTACCCGATCTTCTGGGCGCTCGGCGCCGAGGGGTTCGCGGTGCTCGACGTCGCCGTCACCTCGTGGGCCTACAGCGGGATGGACATCGTCGCGAAGTACCTCTTCGCGTTCCTCCTGCTGCGGTGGGTCGTCGACAACGAGCGGACGGTCGCCAAGATGGCCTCGGGCCTCGGCTCCGCCTCTGGCGGCGCCTCGCCCGCCGACGACTGA
- a CDS encoding plastocyanin/azurin family copper-binding protein: MQRRRFLRRVGAAGVGTGATAALAGCAGVGGDPGYDVGMLASAYRPAELTVSVGDTVVWENTSSRAHTVTAYEAAIPDAADYFASGGYDDEETAREAWASDFGGGLESGDRYSHTFEVAGRYDYVCIPHETGGMYATVFVEE; encoded by the coding sequence ATGCAACGGAGACGGTTCCTCCGACGGGTCGGTGCGGCCGGCGTCGGGACCGGAGCGACCGCCGCCCTCGCCGGCTGCGCCGGCGTCGGCGGCGACCCCGGCTACGACGTCGGGATGCTCGCGTCCGCCTACCGCCCCGCGGAGCTGACCGTGTCGGTCGGCGACACCGTCGTCTGGGAGAACACGAGCTCGCGGGCGCACACGGTGACCGCCTACGAGGCGGCGATCCCGGACGCGGCCGACTACTTCGCCTCCGGCGGCTACGACGACGAGGAGACCGCCCGCGAGGCGTGGGCGTCCGACTTCGGCGGCGGGCTGGAGAGCGGCGACCGCTACTCGCACACCTTCGAGGTCGCCGGGCGCTACGACTACGTCTGCATCCCGCACGAGACCGGCGGGATGTACGCGACCGTCTTCGTGGAGGAGTGA
- a CDS encoding sulfite exporter TauE/SafE family protein has protein sequence MDISTLLGTDVLLFLAIGLLGGAHCIGMCGPLVTVYAGRMREGGGRTDGGAASGGTGGAASAASDRRGSHLTTYEVRQHALFNLGRAASYATIGTALGALGGVVLVTTATLTGAAEVVRGVVGLGVGAAVILVGVRYALGGATGGVHLPGLERVTGWLTGHVDRLANGPGIVALGTVHGLLPCPILYPAYLYAFASGSAVSGGIALAALGVGTMPAVFLYGTVIEGVDAVHRRRIHRLLGVAFVALGYVLFAHGLMSVGIHVPHPRLPFWNPLDAGMGGM, from the coding sequence ATGGACATCTCGACGCTTCTGGGGACCGACGTCCTGCTGTTCCTCGCCATCGGGCTGCTCGGCGGCGCCCACTGCATCGGCATGTGCGGCCCGCTCGTGACGGTGTACGCCGGCCGGATGCGAGAAGGCGGCGGCCGGACCGACGGCGGCGCGGCGAGCGGCGGGACCGGCGGCGCCGCGTCCGCGGCTTCCGACCGCCGCGGGAGTCACCTCACGACCTACGAGGTCCGCCAGCACGCGCTGTTCAACCTCGGCCGCGCGGCGAGCTACGCGACCATCGGGACGGCGCTCGGCGCGCTCGGCGGTGTCGTTCTCGTTACGACGGCGACGCTGACGGGCGCGGCAGAGGTCGTCCGGGGCGTCGTCGGCCTCGGGGTCGGCGCGGCCGTGATCCTCGTCGGCGTCCGGTACGCGCTCGGCGGCGCGACCGGCGGGGTCCACCTCCCCGGGCTCGAACGGGTCACCGGCTGGCTCACCGGCCACGTCGACCGGCTCGCGAACGGGCCCGGCATCGTCGCGCTTGGCACGGTCCACGGACTCTTACCCTGTCCGATCCTCTACCCGGCGTACCTCTACGCGTTCGCCAGCGGCTCGGCGGTGAGCGGAGGGATCGCGCTCGCGGCGCTCGGGGTCGGCACGATGCCCGCGGTGTTCCTCTACGGCACCGTGATCGAGGGCGTCGACGCGGTCCACCGGCGCCGGATCCACCGGCTGCTCGGCGTCGCGTTCGTCGCGCTCGGCTACGTCCTGTTCGCGCACGGGCTGATGTCGGTCGGGATCCACGTGCCGCACCCGCGGCTCCCGTTCTGGAACCCGCTCGACGCCGGGATGGGGGGGATGTGA
- a CDS encoding heavy metal translocating P-type ATPase, producing the protein MAADCTLCELPTDGVDVTDDAGNEFCCPGCRDVYAALGDADVDADAVRERRRADEGDGESADEGSRTDVPPDHEATFLEVDGMHCATCEAFIEAVATRTEGVSDASASYVTDTVRIDHDPGSVSTDDLSEAVSGLGYSAYPRDDAFSRRQADNMATARLAAGVMVGMAVMLQYIVIIYPTYFAFPFYNERTLEYLNQAMSSTSGTYFFIVIAALTTVVLFFTGKPILRGAYVSAKTRSPNMDLLVAIAAVSAYVYSTLAVIFVESPSIYYDVTVAIIVIVTVGNGYEDSIKKRATELLSDLTAVQVDSARRLTAGGDAPDAAAAETEEVAIDALEPDDRLLVRAGERVPVDGAVVAGDAAVDESVVTGESMPVRKTAGDDVVGGSVVADGSLTVAVGPDASSSLDRVAELVWDLQSGNHGVQKLADRLATVFVPVVLAVAIVAAAANLALGNGVTEAMLVGLTVLIVSCPCALGLATPLAVAAGIRDALERSIVIFDDTVFERVRDAETVVFDKTGTLTTGEMELIAADVDDDLLRLAAALEERSAHPVGRAIAAARASGGSRGEPDASPATAAVADGGTAESTAAADEPAGAGGGDAGNATDALAVADFESHARGVSGTVDGTDVVVGHPALFDERGWTVPDEIRRAVTEARDVGRVPVAVGRDGAAEGVVVVGDELREGWEETVTALDDSGVDVVVLTGDDERAATVFEEHEAVASVFAGVPPEGKAETIERLKASGLTVMVGDGTNDAPALAAADLGIALGGGTAMAADAADVAIVDDDLGSVATVFELSRAAGRRVKGNIGWAFLYNAVAIPLAVTGLLNPLFAAVAMGTSSLLVVTNSSRALLDDD; encoded by the coding sequence ATGGCGGCCGACTGCACCCTCTGTGAGCTCCCGACCGACGGCGTCGACGTGACCGACGACGCGGGCAACGAGTTCTGCTGTCCCGGCTGCCGGGACGTGTACGCGGCCCTCGGCGACGCCGACGTGGACGCCGACGCGGTGCGCGAGCGGCGCCGCGCCGATGAGGGAGACGGGGAGAGCGCGGACGAGGGGTCCCGCACCGACGTCCCCCCCGACCACGAGGCGACGTTCCTCGAGGTCGACGGGATGCACTGCGCGACCTGCGAGGCGTTCATCGAGGCGGTCGCGACCCGGACCGAGGGCGTCAGCGACGCGAGCGCGAGCTACGTGACTGACACCGTCCGGATCGACCACGACCCGGGGTCGGTCTCGACCGACGACCTCTCGGAGGCGGTCAGCGGCCTCGGTTACAGCGCGTACCCCCGCGACGACGCCTTCTCGCGCCGGCAGGCCGACAACATGGCGACGGCGCGGCTCGCGGCCGGCGTCATGGTCGGGATGGCGGTCATGCTGCAGTACATCGTCATCATCTACCCGACGTACTTCGCGTTCCCGTTCTACAACGAGCGCACCCTGGAGTACCTCAACCAGGCGATGTCGTCGACGTCGGGGACGTACTTCTTCATCGTGATCGCGGCCCTGACGACCGTCGTCCTGTTTTTCACCGGCAAGCCGATACTGCGTGGCGCCTACGTCAGCGCGAAGACCAGGTCGCCGAACATGGACCTGCTCGTCGCCATCGCGGCGGTGAGCGCGTACGTCTACAGCACGCTCGCGGTGATCTTCGTCGAGTCGCCGTCGATCTACTACGACGTGACGGTCGCGATAATCGTGATCGTCACCGTCGGGAACGGCTACGAGGACTCGATCAAGAAGCGCGCGACGGAGCTCCTCTCCGATCTCACCGCGGTGCAGGTCGACAGCGCTCGGCGGCTGACCGCCGGCGGCGACGCGCCCGACGCGGCCGCCGCCGAGACCGAGGAGGTCGCCATCGACGCGCTCGAACCCGACGACCGCCTGCTCGTGCGCGCCGGCGAGCGCGTCCCGGTCGACGGCGCGGTCGTCGCCGGCGACGCCGCGGTCGACGAGTCCGTCGTCACCGGCGAGTCGATGCCGGTCCGGAAGACCGCCGGCGACGACGTGGTCGGGGGATCGGTGGTCGCGGACGGCTCGCTGACGGTCGCGGTCGGCCCGGACGCGAGCTCCAGCCTCGACCGCGTCGCGGAGCTCGTCTGGGACCTCCAGAGCGGAAACCACGGCGTCCAGAAGCTCGCCGACCGGCTCGCGACCGTCTTCGTGCCGGTCGTCCTCGCGGTCGCGATCGTCGCCGCCGCCGCGAACCTCGCGCTCGGCAACGGCGTGACGGAGGCGATGCTCGTCGGACTCACGGTGCTCATCGTCTCGTGTCCGTGCGCGCTCGGGCTCGCCACCCCGCTCGCGGTCGCCGCGGGGATCCGCGACGCGCTGGAGCGGTCGATCGTGATCTTCGACGACACCGTCTTCGAGCGGGTGCGCGACGCGGAAACCGTCGTCTTCGACAAGACGGGGACGCTCACCACCGGCGAGATGGAGCTGATCGCGGCCGACGTCGACGACGACTTGCTCCGGCTCGCCGCCGCGTTAGAGGAGCGCTCGGCCCACCCGGTCGGGCGGGCCATCGCCGCGGCGCGGGCGAGCGGGGGGTCTCGGGGCGAACCGGACGCGTCGCCCGCCACCGCCGCGGTCGCCGACGGCGGGACTGCCGAGTCGACGGCGGCCGCCGACGAGCCCGCGGGCGCGGGCGGCGGCGACGCCGGAAACGCGACGGACGCGCTCGCGGTCGCCGACTTCGAGAGCCACGCCCGCGGCGTCTCCGGGACGGTCGACGGGACCGACGTCGTCGTCGGCCACCCCGCACTGTTCGACGAGCGCGGCTGGACCGTCCCCGACGAGATCCGGCGGGCGGTCACCGAGGCGCGCGACGTGGGTCGCGTCCCCGTCGCGGTGGGGCGCGACGGCGCCGCCGAGGGCGTCGTCGTGGTCGGCGACGAGCTGCGCGAGGGGTGGGAAGAGACGGTGACCGCGCTCGACGACTCGGGCGTCGACGTGGTCGTGCTGACGGGCGACGACGAGCGCGCGGCGACCGTCTTCGAGGAGCACGAGGCGGTCGCCTCGGTGTTCGCGGGCGTCCCGCCGGAGGGGAAGGCCGAGACGATCGAGCGCCTGAAGGCGAGCGGGCTCACGGTGATGGTCGGCGACGGGACCAACGACGCGCCCGCGCTCGCCGCGGCTGACCTCGGGATCGCGCTCGGCGGCGGCACGGCGATGGCGGCCGACGCCGCCGACGTGGCGATCGTCGACGACGACCTCGGCTCGGTCGCGACCGTCTTCGAGCTCTCGCGGGCGGCCGGCCGGCGCGTGAAGGGGAACATCGGCTGGGCGTTCCTGTACAACGCGGTCGCCATCCCGCTCGCGGTGACCGGCCTCCTCAACCCGCTTTTCGCCGCGGTCGCGATGGGTACCTCGAGCCTGCTCGTCGTGACGAACTCCTCGCGGGCGCTGCTGGACGACGACTGA
- a CDS encoding aldo/keto reductase: MPVLGLGTWENDEPAQCTESVTTALETGYRHIDTAQIYGNEAAVGDGIAAADVDRDDVFLATKVWIDQLAPEDVVASTRESLEKLGTDYVDLLYVHWPAGAYDPAETLPAFAELRDDGLIDRIGVSNFEPHHLDAATDALGEAPFANQVEMHPLLRQEELREYADANGVELVAYSPLARGNVLDDPAITHIAEKHGVSAAQVSLAWLREKGVTAIPKATGEDHIADNWASLGLDLDDEDVEEIDTLGRTDRQLNPDFGPDWE, encoded by the coding sequence ATGCCCGTCCTCGGGCTCGGCACGTGGGAGAACGACGAGCCCGCTCAGTGTACGGAATCGGTGACGACGGCGCTGGAGACCGGTTACCGCCACATCGACACGGCCCAGATCTACGGCAACGAGGCCGCCGTCGGCGACGGGATCGCCGCGGCCGACGTCGACCGCGACGACGTCTTCCTCGCGACGAAGGTGTGGATCGACCAGCTCGCGCCCGAGGACGTGGTCGCGTCCACCCGCGAGAGCTTAGAGAAGCTCGGCACCGACTACGTCGACCTGCTGTACGTCCACTGGCCGGCGGGCGCGTACGACCCCGCGGAGACGCTGCCCGCGTTCGCGGAGCTCCGCGACGACGGCCTGATCGACCGGATCGGCGTCTCGAACTTCGAGCCGCACCACCTCGACGCCGCGACCGACGCCCTCGGCGAGGCGCCGTTCGCGAACCAGGTGGAGATGCACCCTCTGCTCCGGCAGGAGGAGCTCCGGGAGTACGCCGACGCCAACGGCGTCGAGCTCGTCGCCTACTCCCCGCTCGCCCGCGGGAACGTGCTCGACGACCCGGCGATCACCCACATCGCCGAGAAGCACGGCGTCAGCGCCGCGCAGGTGAGCCTCGCGTGGCTCCGCGAGAAGGGCGTCACCGCCATCCCGAAGGCGACGGGCGAGGACCACATCGCCGACAACTGGGCGAGCCTCGGGCTCGACCTGGACGACGAGGACGTCGAGGAGATCGACACGCTCGGCCGGACCGACCGCCAGCTGAACCCGGACTTCGGTCCAGACTGGGAGTAG
- a CDS encoding PAS domain-containing sensor histidine kinase has translation MNGSEPLGLLLDQAQDKIALLDEAGRFTYVNGAAERILGFSPEELVGGNAFEYVHPEDREAARGAFDRTITSDGFAEETVEYRHRTADGSWVWLESRMSNLTDDALDGYVVSSRDVTDRVRAERDHAETASHLREIAAVSGDVLWMFDADWTEVLFVNPSYEEIYGGSIEELEEDPQRFLDAIHPDDVPAVEAAMERIAAGASVDMEYRVNPEENYNRWVWVQAEPIEDDGEVVRITGFTKDVTDRRRRERQLVVMDNLLRHNLRNDLNVILGTAELLESSVPESTEHTAVIRRVGEQLLETAEKERDIIDLITGKQECERVELREAVADCVETVRDRYPDASIEVETPEPVAVEGRPELRAAVTELLGNAVRHADGVDPTVSVSLRRTQAGAEVVVRDDHPPIPAVEADVLTGDHGMTDVYHSSGLGFWLVYWSVELSNGSVAVESGPDRGNEIAITLTRVVD, from the coding sequence ATGAACGGGTCCGAGCCGCTCGGCCTCCTGCTCGACCAGGCGCAGGACAAGATCGCCCTGCTGGACGAGGCGGGGCGATTCACCTACGTCAACGGGGCCGCGGAACGGATCCTCGGATTCTCCCCCGAGGAGCTCGTCGGCGGGAACGCCTTCGAGTACGTCCACCCGGAGGACCGGGAGGCGGCCCGCGGCGCCTTCGACAGAACGATAACGAGTGACGGGTTCGCCGAGGAGACGGTCGAGTACCGGCACCGGACCGCGGACGGCTCGTGGGTCTGGCTGGAGAGCCGCATGTCGAACCTCACCGACGACGCGCTCGACGGGTACGTCGTCAGCTCCCGCGACGTCACCGACCGGGTGCGGGCCGAGCGAGACCACGCGGAGACGGCCTCGCACCTCCGGGAGATCGCGGCCGTCTCGGGCGACGTGTTGTGGATGTTCGACGCCGACTGGACGGAGGTGCTGTTCGTGAACCCCTCGTACGAGGAGATATACGGCGGGTCGATCGAGGAGCTCGAGGAGGATCCGCAGCGGTTTCTCGACGCGATCCACCCGGACGACGTCCCGGCGGTCGAAGCGGCGATGGAACGGATCGCCGCCGGGGCGTCGGTCGACATGGAGTACCGGGTGAACCCCGAAGAGAACTACAACCGGTGGGTCTGGGTGCAGGCGGAACCGATCGAAGACGACGGCGAGGTCGTCCGCATCACGGGGTTCACCAAGGACGTCACCGACCGGCGGCGGCGCGAGCGCCAGCTGGTCGTGATGGACAATCTCCTCCGGCACAACCTCCGGAACGACCTCAACGTCATCCTCGGCACGGCGGAGCTCCTCGAGTCGTCGGTGCCGGAGTCGACCGAGCACACCGCCGTGATCCGTCGTGTCGGCGAGCAGCTCCTCGAGACCGCCGAGAAGGAACGCGACATCATCGACCTCATCACCGGGAAACAGGAGTGCGAGCGGGTCGAGCTCCGCGAGGCGGTCGCCGACTGCGTCGAGACCGTCCGGGACCGGTATCCGGACGCCTCGATCGAGGTCGAGACGCCGGAGCCGGTCGCGGTCGAGGGGCGTCCGGAGCTCCGGGCCGCGGTGACCGAACTGTTGGGGAACGCGGTCCGACACGCCGACGGCGTCGATCCGACGGTGAGCGTTTCCCTCCGCCGGACGCAGGCCGGCGCGGAGGTCGTCGTCCGGGACGACCACCCGCCGATCCCGGCCGTCGAGGCCGACGTGCTCACGGGCGACCACGGCATGACCGACGTGTACCACAGCAGCGGGCTGGGGTTCTGGCTCGTCTACTGGAGCGTGGAGCTCTCGAACGGCAGCGTCGCGGTGGAGTCCGGCCCCGACCGCGGAAACGAGATCGCGATCACTCTCACTCGGGTCGTCGACTGA
- a CDS encoding S9 family peptidase, whose protein sequence is MHRYDIERYLNVRSAGGADLGPDGRLSFLLNTTGTGQVWSLGEPLGWPEQHTFFEESVSFVDSSPERAEAVFGMDEGGNERAQLYRLNYESGEIVDLTERPEAKHRWGGWDSEGDRFAFASNRRDESVFDVYVQERDATGDDAELVYEGDGWLSVAGWSPSDDRLIVHEAHSSFDHDLYTLDVASGDLTHHTPHEGDVRYGSPEWGPDGEGLYLVTDRDSDTLRLERLDLATGEFSVVADGAGGRAAGDGEASDESNDAPEKPGGDDGWNVDGVAVHEESRRVVYSENVDGYTELAVGELVEPDRIDPFPAPDLPRGVAGGVSFGPDGNRFAVTATGSTHNANAYVVDATTGETERWTAASTAGIPPDTFVEPELVHYPTFDGREIPAFFSVPETEPPEGGYPVVVDIHGGPESQRRPSFASVKQYLLNNGYAVFEPNVRGSSGYGKAYAALDDVEKRMDSVADVEAGVEWLHDHPEVDPDRVVAMGGSYGGFMVLAALTEYPDLWAAGVDVVGIANFVTFLENTGDWRRELREAEYGSLDEDREFLESISPINNIERIESPLFVLHGANDPRVPVGEAEQIVEEAREQGVPVRKLIFDDEGHGFSKLENRIEAYREVVDFLSEHV, encoded by the coding sequence ATGCACCGGTACGACATCGAGCGGTACCTCAACGTGCGCAGCGCCGGCGGGGCGGACCTGGGTCCCGACGGTCGGCTCTCCTTCCTGCTGAACACGACCGGCACCGGACAGGTGTGGTCGCTCGGCGAGCCGCTGGGATGGCCCGAGCAACACACGTTCTTCGAGGAGTCGGTCTCGTTCGTCGACTCCTCGCCCGAGCGCGCCGAGGCCGTCTTCGGGATGGACGAGGGGGGTAACGAGCGCGCGCAGCTGTACCGGCTCAACTACGAGTCCGGCGAGATCGTCGACCTCACCGAGCGCCCCGAGGCGAAGCACCGCTGGGGCGGCTGGGACTCCGAGGGCGACCGCTTCGCGTTCGCCTCGAACCGTCGCGACGAGTCCGTGTTCGACGTGTACGTCCAAGAGCGCGACGCGACCGGCGACGACGCCGAGCTGGTGTACGAGGGAGACGGCTGGCTCTCCGTCGCGGGCTGGTCGCCGAGCGACGACCGGCTGATCGTTCACGAGGCACACTCCTCGTTCGACCACGACCTGTACACGCTCGACGTCGCGAGCGGCGACCTGACCCACCACACCCCCCACGAGGGCGACGTCCGGTACGGCAGCCCGGAGTGGGGGCCGGACGGCGAGGGCCTCTACCTCGTCACCGACCGCGACAGCGACACGCTCCGCTTAGAGCGGCTCGACCTCGCGACCGGGGAGTTCTCGGTGGTCGCGGACGGGGCCGGCGGGCGCGCGGCGGGCGACGGCGAGGCGAGCGACGAGTCGAACGACGCCCCCGAGAAGCCCGGCGGCGACGACGGCTGGAACGTCGACGGCGTGGCGGTCCACGAGGAATCCCGGCGCGTCGTCTACTCCGAGAACGTCGACGGCTACACTGAGCTCGCGGTCGGCGAGCTCGTCGAGCCCGACCGGATCGATCCCTTCCCGGCCCCGGACCTCCCGAGGGGCGTCGCCGGCGGCGTGAGCTTCGGGCCGGACGGGAACCGCTTCGCGGTCACCGCGACCGGGAGCACCCATAACGCGAACGCCTACGTCGTCGACGCGACGACCGGCGAGACGGAGCGCTGGACCGCGGCCTCGACCGCCGGGATCCCGCCGGACACGTTCGTCGAGCCCGAGCTCGTCCACTACCCCACCTTCGACGGCCGAGAGATCCCCGCGTTCTTCTCCGTGCCGGAGACGGAGCCGCCCGAGGGCGGCTACCCCGTCGTCGTCGATATCCACGGCGGCCCCGAGTCGCAGCGTCGTCCCTCGTTCGCCTCGGTGAAGCAGTACCTGCTGAACAACGGCTACGCCGTCTTCGAGCCGAACGTCCGCGGCTCCTCGGGGTACGGCAAGGCGTACGCCGCGCTCGACGACGTGGAGAAGCGGATGGACTCGGTGGCCGACGTCGAGGCCGGCGTCGAGTGGCTCCACGACCACCCCGAGGTCGACCCCGATCGCGTCGTCGCCATGGGCGGCTCCTACGGCGGCTTCATGGTGCTCGCCGCGCTCACCGAGTATCCCGATCTGTGGGCCGCCGGCGTCGACGTCGTCGGCATCGCGAACTTCGTCACCTTCCTGGAGAACACCGGCGACTGGCGCCGCGAGCTCCGCGAGGCCGAGTACGGCTCGCTCGACGAGGACCGGGAGTTCTTAGAGTCTATCTCGCCGATCAACAACATCGAGCGGATCGAGTCCCCGCTGTTCGTCCTCCACGGCGCGAACGACCCGCGAGTCCCCGTGGGCGAGGCCGAGCAGATCGTCGAGGAGGCGCGCGAGCAGGGCGTCCCGGTCCGCAAGCTGATCTTCGACGACGAGGGGCACGGCTTCTCGAAGCTGGAGAACCGCATCGAGGCGTACCGCGAGGTCGTCGACTTCCTCTCGGAGCACGTCTGA
- a CDS encoding glycosyltransferase codes for MRVAFVSLLAPGHGDTPARERTRRVARGLAARGHEVVWLCARWWGGDHDVFEEEGIEYRSVTADPSPTAFAARLPLALRRVDPDVVHAVNSPPTPGLGATVAGTLTRTPVVVDWWRDHPADAARRYRILARSADRVTTPSRTTKTRVREHGADGADVRVVPESVDFDLVESAGVDDRFDAVYARRLDRHANVETFLLGLAELRGRDWTAAVVGDGPERERIEATASDLRIDDRVSFLGDLPRRERVELFKGTHVVAATATWETFATELLWALACGCVALVEYQADSSAHELVEGRERGRLVTSPAELADEFVAVGDLERKPIERDFASYDHGAVLDRYVEAYRGLLGE; via the coding sequence ATGCGCGTCGCGTTCGTCTCGCTTCTCGCCCCGGGTCACGGCGACACGCCGGCCCGGGAGCGGACGCGACGGGTCGCCCGCGGGCTCGCCGCCCGCGGCCACGAGGTCGTCTGGCTCTGCGCGCGCTGGTGGGGCGGCGACCACGACGTCTTCGAGGAGGAGGGGATCGAGTACCGGTCGGTGACGGCGGACCCGTCGCCGACGGCGTTCGCCGCGCGGCTCCCGCTCGCGCTCCGCCGGGTCGATCCCGACGTCGTCCACGCGGTCAACAGCCCGCCGACGCCGGGGCTCGGCGCGACGGTCGCCGGGACGCTGACGCGGACGCCGGTCGTCGTCGACTGGTGGCGGGACCACCCCGCGGACGCCGCCCGCCGCTACCGGATCCTCGCCCGGAGCGCCGATAGGGTGACGACCCCCTCGCGGACGACGAAGACGCGGGTCCGCGAGCACGGCGCCGACGGCGCCGACGTGCGGGTCGTCCCGGAGAGCGTCGACTTCGACCTCGTCGAGTCGGCCGGCGTCGACGACCGGTTCGACGCGGTGTACGCGCGACGGTTGGACCGCCACGCCAACGTCGAGACGTTCCTGCTCGGGCTCGCGGAGCTCCGCGGGCGCGACTGGACCGCCGCCGTCGTCGGCGACGGCCCCGAGCGCGAGCGGATCGAGGCGACAGCGAGCGACCTCCGGATCGACGACCGGGTGTCGTTCCTCGGCGACCTCCCGCGCCGCGAGCGCGTCGAGCTATTTAAGGGAACCCACGTCGTCGCCGCGACGGCGACCTGGGAGACGTTCGCGACGGAGCTGTTGTGGGCGCTCGCGTGCGGCTGCGTCGCCCTCGTCGAGTACCAGGCGGACTCCAGCGCCCACGAGCTGGTGGAAGGCCGCGAGCGCGGCCGCCTCGTCACGAGCCCGGCCGAGCTCGCGGACGAGTTCGTCGCAGTCGGCGACCTCGAGCGCAAGCCGATCGAGCGCGACTTCGCGAGCTACGACCACGGTGCGGTGTTAGACCGGTACGTCGAGGCGTACCGGGGGCTCCTCGGCGAGTGA
- a CDS encoding halocyanin domain-containing protein, protein MSSDDVSRRAFMRTAGGATAAAGAATATAGTAAAQEEQPVWPSGASSGNVGSYQDARGESEVTVQVGAGDSGLAFDPTLLWVDTGTTITWEWTGSGGAHNVQTVEGGGPASLDSGDPVGEEGATYEYEVTEEDAGITHYHCVPHTSVGMHGGLAVGGDVETESTGGGGGSNAVFVPQGARALGVATFIAMVSTLGLAFVFMKYGGTITGDEE, encoded by the coding sequence ATGAGCTCGGACGACGTCTCCCGGCGCGCGTTCATGCGGACCGCGGGCGGCGCGACCGCTGCCGCCGGGGCGGCGACGGCGACGGCGGGGACCGCGGCGGCACAGGAGGAACAGCCGGTCTGGCCGAGCGGGGCCAGCAGCGGGAACGTCGGGTCGTACCAGGACGCCCGCGGCGAGAGCGAGGTGACCGTCCAGGTCGGCGCGGGCGACAGCGGGCTCGCCTTCGACCCGACCCTGCTGTGGGTCGACACCGGCACCACGATCACTTGGGAGTGGACCGGAAGCGGCGGCGCCCACAACGTCCAGACCGTCGAGGGCGGCGGCCCGGCGAGCCTCGACAGCGGCGACCCGGTCGGCGAGGAGGGGGCGACCTACGAGTACGAGGTGACCGAGGAGGACGCCGGCATCACTCACTACCACTGCGTCCCCCACACCTCCGTGGGCATGCACGGGGGGCTCGCCGTCGGCGGGGACGTCGAGACCGAGTCGACCGGCGGCGGCGGCGGCTCGAACGCCGTCTTCGTCCCGCAGGGCGCCCGCGCGCTCGGCGTCGCGACGTTCATCGCGATGGTGAGCACGCTCGGGCTGGCGTTCGTCTTCATGAAGTACGGCGGGACGATCACCGGCGACGAGGAGTAG